From the Pseudopipra pipra isolate bDixPip1 chromosome 22, bDixPip1.hap1, whole genome shotgun sequence genome, one window contains:
- the LOC135425777 gene encoding tumor necrosis factor receptor superfamily member 14-like isoform X1 yields MRTPSLQYQRIWTRQTRARARRGKLRPSCHMSSSCPLSEERGPTKEGLNNPGNSWVSLLPVLLVLTMVLVTQLEHSDTTGCEMGEYRNGTECCPTCGVGANLVTAAACTYTKNTVCGCRPGHFCSSPGPEGCELCQPYTVCVPGTMVKEWGTATKDHVCEVCPPGTFSSTNMSVACTQWPRLKERDPSPALPEPAVIAILVSVVIVVAVVAAITHTCQRRKMRSRVPSVQESEHEQRGQALRSVEEKGAQTTVPVQEVGADPEETKPESESLV; encoded by the exons ATGAGAACCCCTTCTCTCCAATACCAACGAATTTGGACTCGTCAAACCCGTGCCAGGGCAAGAAGAGGCAAACTCAGACCTTCCTGTCACATGAGCAGCAGTTGTCCTTTGTCAGAGGAGCGTGGGCCCACCAAGGAGGGTTTGAATAATCCTGGCAATAGCTGGGTTTCATTGCTGCCTGTGCTTTTG GTCCTCACCATGGTGCTGGTCACACAGCTGGAGCACTCGGACACCACGGGCTGTGAGATGGGCGAGTACCGCAATGGCACCGAGTGCTGTCCCACGTGTGGTGTGG GGGCCAAcctggtgacagcagcagcgTGTACCTACACGAAGAACACGGTGTGTGGCTGTCGGCCAGGGCACTTCTGCAGCTCCCCTGGGCCTGAAGGCTgtgagctgtgccagccctACACTGTCTGTGTGCCTGGCACTATGGTCAAAGAATGGG GTACAGCCACCAAGGACCATGTGTGTGAAGTCTGTCCTCCTGGCACCTTCTCTTCAACCAACATGTCTGTGGCCTGCACACAATGGCCCAG ACTTAAGGAGCgggacccttccccagctctacCTGAGCCAGCAGTCATAGCAATCCTTGTCTCTGTTGTGATCGTGGTGGCTGTTGTAGCTGCCATCACACATACCTgtcagaggaggaaaatgagAAGTCGTGTGCCAT CGGTGCAGGAGTCTGAG CATGAACAGCGTGGTCAGGCTTTGAGGTCCGTGGAGGAGAAAGGGGCTCAAACAACTGTTCCTGTGCAAGAAGTTGGTGCTGACCCTGAAGAAACCAAGCCTGAATCGGAGAGTCTTGTTTGA
- the LOC135425775 gene encoding uncharacterized protein LOC135425775 isoform X2: MPGFGGLFHDLRGCLVCQKVCLRALPGLEGLLCRSFSIFLPLGLGPAKAFPAVAGQESREWCDRYGPPERTGGTGALPCPSCKSVPFSWASGGARAHPSLSHMWQQPRAVGRPLRWRQQLGQGPICLVLTMVLITQLERSDAVGCEMGEYRNGSECCPTCAVGANPVTAAACTYTKSAACGCRPGHFCSSPGPEVCAVCQPYTVCVPGTMVKEWGTATKDHVCEVCPPGTFSSANMSVACTQWPRRKKQDLLIFTAILVCVMVLLTAAAAFMETCQRLRRKMRSRVPSVQESEL, from the exons ATGCCaggatttgggggtttgttCCATGATTTGAGAGGCTGTCTTGTTTGCCAGAAGGTTTGTTTGAGGGCTTTGCCAGGTTTGGAGGGGTTGCTTTGCCGCAGTTTCAGTATTTTCCTGCCTTTGGGCCTAGGCCCTGCCAAAGCCTTCCCTGCTGTAGCgggccaggagagcagggaatggTGTGACCGTTACGGGCCCCCTGAGAGGACTGGAGGCACaggtgccctgccctgcccttcctgcaaGTCAGTTCCTTTCTCTTGGGCATCAGGTGGGgccagagcccatcccagcctgTCCCACATGTGGCAGCAGCCGCGGGCTGTGGGGAGGCCTCTGAGATGGCGGCAGCAGCTTGGGCAGGGCCCCATCTGTCTG GTCCTCACCATGGTGCTGATCACGCAGCTGGAGCGCTCGGACGCTGTGGGCTGTGAGATGGGCGAGTACCGCAATGGCTCCGAATGCTGCCCCACGTGTGCTGTGG GGGCCAACCCGGTGACAGCAGCAGCGTGTACCTACACGAAGAGTGCAGCATGTGGCTGTCGGCCAGGGCACTTCTGCAGCTCCCCTGGGCCTGAAGTCTGTGCAGTGTGCCAGCCCTACACTGTCTGTGTGCCTGGCACTATGGTCAAAGAATGGG GTACAGCCACCAAGGACCACGTGTGTGAAGTCTGTCCTCCTGGCACCTTCTCTTCAGCCAACATGTCTGTGGCCTGCACACAATGGCCCAG ACGTAAGAAGCAGGACCTACTCATATTCACAGCAATCCTTGTCTGTGTTATGGTGCTGTTgactgctgcagctgccttcaTGGAAACCTGTCAACGGCTTCGAAGGAAAATGAGAAGTCGTGTGCCAT CGGTGCAGGAGTCTGAG CTTTAA
- the LOC135425775 gene encoding uncharacterized protein LOC135425775 isoform X4 has product MPGFGGLFHDLRGCLVCQKVCLRALPGLEGLLCRSFSIFLPLGLGPAKAFPAVAGQESREWCDRYGPPERTGGTGALPCPSCKSVPFSWASGGARAHPSLSHMWQQPRAVGRPLRWRQQLGQGPICLVLTMVLITQLERSDAVGCEMGEYRNGSECCPTCAVGANPVTAAACTYTKSAACGCRPGHFCSSPGPEVCAVCQPYTVCVPGTMVKEWGTATKDHVCEVCPPGTFSSANMSVACTQWPSGAGV; this is encoded by the exons ATGCCaggatttgggggtttgttCCATGATTTGAGAGGCTGTCTTGTTTGCCAGAAGGTTTGTTTGAGGGCTTTGCCAGGTTTGGAGGGGTTGCTTTGCCGCAGTTTCAGTATTTTCCTGCCTTTGGGCCTAGGCCCTGCCAAAGCCTTCCCTGCTGTAGCgggccaggagagcagggaatggTGTGACCGTTACGGGCCCCCTGAGAGGACTGGAGGCACaggtgccctgccctgcccttcctgcaaGTCAGTTCCTTTCTCTTGGGCATCAGGTGGGgccagagcccatcccagcctgTCCCACATGTGGCAGCAGCCGCGGGCTGTGGGGAGGCCTCTGAGATGGCGGCAGCAGCTTGGGCAGGGCCCCATCTGTCTG GTCCTCACCATGGTGCTGATCACGCAGCTGGAGCGCTCGGACGCTGTGGGCTGTGAGATGGGCGAGTACCGCAATGGCTCCGAATGCTGCCCCACGTGTGCTGTGG GGGCCAACCCGGTGACAGCAGCAGCGTGTACCTACACGAAGAGTGCAGCATGTGGCTGTCGGCCAGGGCACTTCTGCAGCTCCCCTGGGCCTGAAGTCTGTGCAGTGTGCCAGCCCTACACTGTCTGTGTGCCTGGCACTATGGTCAAAGAATGGG GTACAGCCACCAAGGACCACGTGTGTGAAGTCTGTCCTCCTGGCACCTTCTCTTCAGCCAACATGTCTGTGGCCTGCACACAATGGCCCAG CGGTGCAGGAGTCTGA
- the LOC135425775 gene encoding uncharacterized protein LOC135425775 isoform X1, whose product MPGFGGLFHDLRGCLVCQKVCLRALPGLEGLLCRSFSIFLPLGLGPAKAFPAVAGQESREWCDRYGPPERTGGTGALPCPSCKSVPFSWASGGARAHPSLSHMWQQPRAVGRPLRWRQQLGQGPICLVLTMVLITQLERSDAVGCEMGEYRNGSECCPTCAVGANPVTAAACTYTKSAACGCRPGHFCSSPGPEVCAVCQPYTVCVPGTMVKEWGTATKDHVCEVCPPGTFSSANMSVACTQWPRRKKQDLLIFTAILVCVMVLLTAAAAFMETCQRLRRKMRSRVPSLTAWSGFEVHGGERGSNNCSCARSWC is encoded by the exons ATGCCaggatttgggggtttgttCCATGATTTGAGAGGCTGTCTTGTTTGCCAGAAGGTTTGTTTGAGGGCTTTGCCAGGTTTGGAGGGGTTGCTTTGCCGCAGTTTCAGTATTTTCCTGCCTTTGGGCCTAGGCCCTGCCAAAGCCTTCCCTGCTGTAGCgggccaggagagcagggaatggTGTGACCGTTACGGGCCCCCTGAGAGGACTGGAGGCACaggtgccctgccctgcccttcctgcaaGTCAGTTCCTTTCTCTTGGGCATCAGGTGGGgccagagcccatcccagcctgTCCCACATGTGGCAGCAGCCGCGGGCTGTGGGGAGGCCTCTGAGATGGCGGCAGCAGCTTGGGCAGGGCCCCATCTGTCTG GTCCTCACCATGGTGCTGATCACGCAGCTGGAGCGCTCGGACGCTGTGGGCTGTGAGATGGGCGAGTACCGCAATGGCTCCGAATGCTGCCCCACGTGTGCTGTGG GGGCCAACCCGGTGACAGCAGCAGCGTGTACCTACACGAAGAGTGCAGCATGTGGCTGTCGGCCAGGGCACTTCTGCAGCTCCCCTGGGCCTGAAGTCTGTGCAGTGTGCCAGCCCTACACTGTCTGTGTGCCTGGCACTATGGTCAAAGAATGGG GTACAGCCACCAAGGACCACGTGTGTGAAGTCTGTCCTCCTGGCACCTTCTCTTCAGCCAACATGTCTGTGGCCTGCACACAATGGCCCAG ACGTAAGAAGCAGGACCTACTCATATTCACAGCAATCCTTGTCTGTGTTATGGTGCTGTTgactgctgcagctgccttcaTGGAAACCTGTCAACGGCTTCGAAGGAAAATGAGAAGTCGTGTGCCAT CTTTAACAGCGTGGTCAGGCTTTGAGGTCCATGGAGGAGAAAGGGGCTCAAACAACTGTTCCTGTGCAAGAAGTTGGTGCTGA
- the LOC135425775 gene encoding tumor necrosis factor receptor superfamily member 5-like isoform X5, with amino-acid sequence MGCLLVLTMVLITQLERSDAVGCEMGEYRNGSECCPTCAVGANPVTAAACTYTKSAACGCRPGHFCSSPGPEVCAVCQPYTVCVPGTMVKEWGTATKDHVCEVCPPGTFSSANMSVACTQWPRRKKQDLLIFTAILVCVMVLLTAAAAFMETCQRLRRKMRSRVPSLTAWSGFEVHGGERGSNNCSCARSWC; translated from the exons ATGGGGTGTTTGCTG GTCCTCACCATGGTGCTGATCACGCAGCTGGAGCGCTCGGACGCTGTGGGCTGTGAGATGGGCGAGTACCGCAATGGCTCCGAATGCTGCCCCACGTGTGCTGTGG GGGCCAACCCGGTGACAGCAGCAGCGTGTACCTACACGAAGAGTGCAGCATGTGGCTGTCGGCCAGGGCACTTCTGCAGCTCCCCTGGGCCTGAAGTCTGTGCAGTGTGCCAGCCCTACACTGTCTGTGTGCCTGGCACTATGGTCAAAGAATGGG GTACAGCCACCAAGGACCACGTGTGTGAAGTCTGTCCTCCTGGCACCTTCTCTTCAGCCAACATGTCTGTGGCCTGCACACAATGGCCCAG ACGTAAGAAGCAGGACCTACTCATATTCACAGCAATCCTTGTCTGTGTTATGGTGCTGTTgactgctgcagctgccttcaTGGAAACCTGTCAACGGCTTCGAAGGAAAATGAGAAGTCGTGTGCCAT CTTTAACAGCGTGGTCAGGCTTTGAGGTCCATGGAGGAGAAAGGGGCTCAAACAACTGTTCCTGTGCAAGAAGTTGGTGCTGA
- the LOC135425777 gene encoding tumor necrosis factor receptor superfamily member 1B-like isoform X4 has translation MRTPSLQYQRIWTRQTRARARRGKLRPSCHMSSSCPLSEERGPTKEGLNNPGNSWVSLLPVLLVLTMVLVTQLEHSDTTGCEMGEYRNGTECCPTCGVGANLVTAAACTYTKNTVCGCRPGHFCSSPGPEGCELCQPYTVCVPGTMVKEWGTATKDHVCEVCPPGTFSSTNMSVACTQWPSMNSVVRL, from the exons ATGAGAACCCCTTCTCTCCAATACCAACGAATTTGGACTCGTCAAACCCGTGCCAGGGCAAGAAGAGGCAAACTCAGACCTTCCTGTCACATGAGCAGCAGTTGTCCTTTGTCAGAGGAGCGTGGGCCCACCAAGGAGGGTTTGAATAATCCTGGCAATAGCTGGGTTTCATTGCTGCCTGTGCTTTTG GTCCTCACCATGGTGCTGGTCACACAGCTGGAGCACTCGGACACCACGGGCTGTGAGATGGGCGAGTACCGCAATGGCACCGAGTGCTGTCCCACGTGTGGTGTGG GGGCCAAcctggtgacagcagcagcgTGTACCTACACGAAGAACACGGTGTGTGGCTGTCGGCCAGGGCACTTCTGCAGCTCCCCTGGGCCTGAAGGCTgtgagctgtgccagccctACACTGTCTGTGTGCCTGGCACTATGGTCAAAGAATGGG GTACAGCCACCAAGGACCATGTGTGTGAAGTCTGTCCTCCTGGCACCTTCTCTTCAACCAACATGTCTGTGGCCTGCACACAATGGCCCAG CATGAACAGCGTGGTCAGGCTTTGA
- the LOC135425775 gene encoding uncharacterized protein LOC135425775 isoform X3 → MPGFGGLFHDLRGCLVCQKVCLRALPGLEGLLCRSFSIFLPLGLGPAKAFPAVAGQESREWCDRYGPPERTGGTGALPCPSCKSVPFSWASGGARAHPSLSHMWQQPRAVGRPLRWRQQLGQGPICLVLTMVLITQLERSDAVGCEMGEYRNGSECCPTCAVGANPVTAAACTYTKSAACGCRPGHFCSSPGPEVCAVCQPYTVCVPGTMVKEWGTATKDHVCEVCPPGTFSSANMSVACTQWPSFNSVVRL, encoded by the exons ATGCCaggatttgggggtttgttCCATGATTTGAGAGGCTGTCTTGTTTGCCAGAAGGTTTGTTTGAGGGCTTTGCCAGGTTTGGAGGGGTTGCTTTGCCGCAGTTTCAGTATTTTCCTGCCTTTGGGCCTAGGCCCTGCCAAAGCCTTCCCTGCTGTAGCgggccaggagagcagggaatggTGTGACCGTTACGGGCCCCCTGAGAGGACTGGAGGCACaggtgccctgccctgcccttcctgcaaGTCAGTTCCTTTCTCTTGGGCATCAGGTGGGgccagagcccatcccagcctgTCCCACATGTGGCAGCAGCCGCGGGCTGTGGGGAGGCCTCTGAGATGGCGGCAGCAGCTTGGGCAGGGCCCCATCTGTCTG GTCCTCACCATGGTGCTGATCACGCAGCTGGAGCGCTCGGACGCTGTGGGCTGTGAGATGGGCGAGTACCGCAATGGCTCCGAATGCTGCCCCACGTGTGCTGTGG GGGCCAACCCGGTGACAGCAGCAGCGTGTACCTACACGAAGAGTGCAGCATGTGGCTGTCGGCCAGGGCACTTCTGCAGCTCCCCTGGGCCTGAAGTCTGTGCAGTGTGCCAGCCCTACACTGTCTGTGTGCCTGGCACTATGGTCAAAGAATGGG GTACAGCCACCAAGGACCACGTGTGTGAAGTCTGTCCTCCTGGCACCTTCTCTTCAGCCAACATGTCTGTGGCCTGCACACAATGGCCCAG CTTTAACAGCGTGGTCAGGCTTTGA
- the LOC135425777 gene encoding tumor necrosis factor receptor superfamily member 14-like isoform X2 encodes MWQQPRAAGRPLRWRQQLGQGPICLVLTMVLVTQLEHSDTTGCEMGEYRNGTECCPTCGVGANLVTAAACTYTKNTVCGCRPGHFCSSPGPEGCELCQPYTVCVPGTMVKEWGTATKDHVCEVCPPGTFSSTNMSVACTQWPRLKERDPSPALPEPAVIAILVSVVIVVAVVAAITHTCQRRKMRSRVPSVQESEHEQRGQALRSVEEKGAQTTVPVQEVGADPEETKPESESLV; translated from the exons aTGTGGCAGCAGCCGCGGGCCGCGGGGAGGCCTCTGAGATGGCGGCAGCAGCTTGGGCAGGGCCCCATCTGTCTG GTCCTCACCATGGTGCTGGTCACACAGCTGGAGCACTCGGACACCACGGGCTGTGAGATGGGCGAGTACCGCAATGGCACCGAGTGCTGTCCCACGTGTGGTGTGG GGGCCAAcctggtgacagcagcagcgTGTACCTACACGAAGAACACGGTGTGTGGCTGTCGGCCAGGGCACTTCTGCAGCTCCCCTGGGCCTGAAGGCTgtgagctgtgccagccctACACTGTCTGTGTGCCTGGCACTATGGTCAAAGAATGGG GTACAGCCACCAAGGACCATGTGTGTGAAGTCTGTCCTCCTGGCACCTTCTCTTCAACCAACATGTCTGTGGCCTGCACACAATGGCCCAG ACTTAAGGAGCgggacccttccccagctctacCTGAGCCAGCAGTCATAGCAATCCTTGTCTCTGTTGTGATCGTGGTGGCTGTTGTAGCTGCCATCACACATACCTgtcagaggaggaaaatgagAAGTCGTGTGCCAT CGGTGCAGGAGTCTGAG CATGAACAGCGTGGTCAGGCTTTGAGGTCCGTGGAGGAGAAAGGGGCTCAAACAACTGTTCCTGTGCAAGAAGTTGGTGCTGACCCTGAAGAAACCAAGCCTGAATCGGAGAGTCTTGTTTGA
- the LOC135425777 gene encoding tumor necrosis factor receptor superfamily member 14-like isoform X3, which yields MGCLLVLTMVLVTQLEHSDTTGCEMGEYRNGTECCPTCGVGANLVTAAACTYTKNTVCGCRPGHFCSSPGPEGCELCQPYTVCVPGTMVKEWGTATKDHVCEVCPPGTFSSTNMSVACTQWPRLKERDPSPALPEPAVIAILVSVVIVVAVVAAITHTCQRRKMRSRVPSVQESEHEQRGQALRSVEEKGAQTTVPVQEVGADPEETKPESESLV from the exons ATGGGGTGTTTGCTG GTCCTCACCATGGTGCTGGTCACACAGCTGGAGCACTCGGACACCACGGGCTGTGAGATGGGCGAGTACCGCAATGGCACCGAGTGCTGTCCCACGTGTGGTGTGG GGGCCAAcctggtgacagcagcagcgTGTACCTACACGAAGAACACGGTGTGTGGCTGTCGGCCAGGGCACTTCTGCAGCTCCCCTGGGCCTGAAGGCTgtgagctgtgccagccctACACTGTCTGTGTGCCTGGCACTATGGTCAAAGAATGGG GTACAGCCACCAAGGACCATGTGTGTGAAGTCTGTCCTCCTGGCACCTTCTCTTCAACCAACATGTCTGTGGCCTGCACACAATGGCCCAG ACTTAAGGAGCgggacccttccccagctctacCTGAGCCAGCAGTCATAGCAATCCTTGTCTCTGTTGTGATCGTGGTGGCTGTTGTAGCTGCCATCACACATACCTgtcagaggaggaaaatgagAAGTCGTGTGCCAT CGGTGCAGGAGTCTGAG CATGAACAGCGTGGTCAGGCTTTGAGGTCCGTGGAGGAGAAAGGGGCTCAAACAACTGTTCCTGTGCAAGAAGTTGGTGCTGACCCTGAAGAAACCAAGCCTGAATCGGAGAGTCTTGTTTGA